In Bactrocera oleae isolate idBacOlea1 chromosome 5, idBacOlea1, whole genome shotgun sequence, a genomic segment contains:
- the LOC106622059 gene encoding gastrula zinc finger protein XlCGF58.1 — MHCRACMQVDCETVVDMNYAAIAEDGKTLYDYFNECTQLQATVNDELPQILCTTCTEDLHDAYNFIKRARKSDEELKKSLTTQKDGVGIYTTTQTTQYIVECTNDPLATPERQIVATETFNTAGGAEVAISASEIKVELELSEDFERIMEDHVVKSDSEPSLHGGDSDDDSGDVIKPGISHSCEICDCTYLSQKKLKDHIFDLHKSHIICMKCPKVYELPTELQLHESLVHSTESSFQCTWCSESLQREDLPKHIQKKHKNSYRKYFPRTRRRCNDNDEKNTFGCDDCQLQFSSILELSYHIKEHKFDCPLCLMSFRKHGTYRAHVKRIHNHSISSLKAAVGVEDDDANKPYKCSLCARQFRLKASLQGHLKVKHNQYTRQNAKHDDDKLFECAFCNMRFASQNSLYHHKRRKHQDLLATPVADSEISTTVVEMENETANNGFVNCTFCHKDIPTSEIKYHDRRHKYALNKKRKFLCAFCPREYNSETSVKLHEKKVHMCEKPEPKECPICQKKVDPKYLKNHIENVHTSERKFICDICGDPFKSYVLLHSHKRLHLERNFACTVCEKKFIRSSDLKVHMRIHTGEEPYACHLCDRRFKIKVRLNYHLQRHAGIKRKCQECGKEFNHVKQLKIHSYKHTGMPYRCSVCEYGCAQRDVFRKHLLRMHDMTMTDEEYCAMFKANTGRNPHVKTLEELQSEAQNIEQEQSN; from the exons atgcactgcCGTGCTTGTATGCAAGTGGATTGTGAAACGGTTGTGGATATGAATTATGCCGCAATTGCGGAGGATGGTAAAACTTTATACGATTACTTTAATGAGTGCACTCAACTACAAGCAACAGTGAATGATGAACTTCCACAAATATTATGTACAACTTGCACAGAAGACCTACATGATGCCTATAATTTTATAAAGAGGGCTCGTAAGTCCGATGAAGAACTTAAAAAGAGTTTGACAACACAAAAAGATGGCGTAGGCATTTATACTACAACCCAAACTACACAG TATATAGTGGAATGCACTAATGATCCTTTAGCGACACCAGAACGACAAATTGTCGCAACTGAAACTTTCAACACTGCTGGCGGTGCTGAAGTGGCTATATCTGCGTCAGAAATAAAGGTGGAACTAGAGCTTTCAGAAGATTTTGAAAGAATAATGGAGGATCATGTTGTGAAAAGTGATTCCGAACCTTCACTGCACGGCGGGGACAGCGATGATGACAGCGGTGACGTTATCAAGCCAGGCATATCACATTCTTGTGAAATATGCGATTGCACATATTTATCGCAAAAGAAACTGAAAGATCATATATTCGATCTGCACAAAT cTCACATCATTTGCATGAAATGTCCAAAAGTATACGAGCTTCCCACCGAACTACAACTTCATGAATCTCTTGTACATAGCACAGAATCGTCATTTCAATGCACATGGTGTAGTGAATCCTTACAACGTGAAGATCTACCTAAACATATTCAGAAGAAGCATAAAAAttcttatagaaaatattttccgcGTACGAGAAGACGTTGTAATGATAATGATGAGAAGAATACTTTTGGATGTGACGATTGCCAACTGCAATTTTCATCCATACTGGAGTTATCCTATCACATAAAGGAACACAAATTTGACTGTCCATTATGTTTGATGAGTTTTAGAAAACATGGTACGTATCGGGCGCATGTTAAACGCATACATAATCATTCCATAAGTAGCTTAAAAGCTGCGGTTGGTGTTGAGGATGACGATGCGAATAAGCCATACAAGTGTTCCTTATGCGCCAGACAGTTCAGATTAAAAGCGTCTCTTCAAGGACATTTGAAAGTGAAACATAACCAATATACACGGCAAAATGCCAAACATGACGACGATAAGTTATTTGAATGCGCGTTTTGCAATATGCGTTTTGCAAGCCAAAATTCGCTTTATCACCACAAAAGACGCAAACACCAAGATTTGTTAGCAACGCCTGTTGCAGATAGTGAAATCAGTACTACGGTGGTGGAAATGGAAAATGAAACAGCAAACAATGGATTTGTTAATTGCACATTTTGTCATAAGGACATACCAACAAGTGAAATTAAGTATCACGACAGACGGCACAAGTATGCcttgaataaaaaaagaaaatttctgtGTGCATTCTGCc CGCGTGAATATAATTCGGAAACGTCTGTTAAATTGCATGAGAAAAAAGTTCATATGTGCGAGAAACCCGAACCCAAGGAATGTCCAATATGTCAAAAAAAAGTTGAtccgaaatatttgaaaaaccaCATCGAGAACGTGCACACGTCCGAGCGTAAATTTATCTGTGATATTTGCGGCGATCCCTTCAAGAGTTACGTTTTACTGCATAGTCATAAACGTTTGCACTTGGAACGTAATTTCGCATGCACTGTGTGCGAAAAAAAGTTTATACGCTCATCTGATTTGAAAGTCCATATGCGCATACACACAGGCGAAGAGCCATACGCTTGTCATTTGTGTGATCGTAGGTTTAAAATCAAAGTGCGCCTTAATTATCACCTGCAGCGTCATGCTGGCATAAAGCGGAAATGCCAGGAGTGCGGAAAAGAATTCAATCATGTTAAACAGTTGAAAATCCATTCATATAAACACACTGGCATGCCATATAGATGTTCCGTTTGTGAATACGGCTGTGCGCAGCGTGATGT TTTTCGAAAGCATTTATTGCGTATGCACGATATGACTATGACTGATGAGGAGTATTGTGCAATGTTCAAAGCGAATACTGGCCGAAATCCGCATGTGAAAACTCTGGAAGAATTGCAGTCGGAGGCGCAAAATATAGAGCAAGAGCAGTCAAACTAA